GGACTCGTCGGCCGGCGGGTGGTCAGCGGCACCGGCGGTTCCGGGGCGTACGCCGAGCGGGTCGTCGTTGACGCGGCGACGCCGGTGGCGGTACCGGACGGGCTGCCCCTGGACCAGGCGGTGGCCCTGCTCGCCGACGGGCGTACGGCGCTGATGCTAGCCGACGCGGCCGGCCTGCGACCCGGCGACCGGGTGCTGGTCGAGGCCGCCGCCGGTGGGGTGGGCAGCCTGCTCGTCCAGCTCGCGGCCCGCGCCGACACGCGGGTGGTCGGGCTCGCCGGCGGTACGCGCAAGACGGCGCTGCTGCCCGAACTGGGCGCGCGGCTCGCCGTCGACTACCGCGAACCCGACTGGGCCAGGCGGGTACGGTCGGCGCTCGGCGCGGTCGACGTGGTCTTCGACGGAGTGGGCGGCGCGATCGGACGGACGGCGTTCGAGCTGCTCGACCCGGGCGGCCGGATGCTCAGCTTCGGACTGGCCAGCGGCGAGTGGGCCGACATCGGTGCCGAGGCCGCCGCCGAGCGGGGCGTGACGCTGATCCGGCCGGCGCCGACGCCCGCGCAGCTGCGGGCGTACACCGAGCGGGCGCTGGCGGAAGCGGCGGCCGGCCGGCTGCGCGCGGTGATCGGCCAGCGATTCCCGCTGGACCGCGCGGCCGACGCGCACGCGGCGATCGGCGCCCGCGCCACGGTCGGCAAGACCCTGCTCGACGTACGCTGACCGCCGCTCACAGGTACATGCCGGTGCGGTGCTCGCCGCGCCCCGGCTTGTCCCCCTCGCCGAAGAACCGCTTGCCACCGAACTCGCCGTGCAGGCGGTCGTCCAGCTCGTCCGCGAGCCCGGTCATCACCTGCATTGCCAGCATCAGATGGGTCGGCTGGAAGTTGCGGCCGAAGACCGGGATCGACGCCCACACGGTGTCGTCGGCACAGTAGAGGCGCCCGATCGGCATCCGGTTGGTCAGCTCGGACAGCTTGACGTAGAGCCGCTCGGTGGGCTCCACCTCGGTGAGCACCGGGGAGAAGACGTCCACCAGTGGCGGGTTGTCGCGGACCCGGACGAAGACCATCGCCGAGCCGGCCCGGATGTTGATGTCGCCGTCGGAGTCGACCTGGAGCCGGTCGGAGTCCGACCTGAGCATGGTCGACACGACCGTACGGACCCGCTCGGCCAGATCCAGCACCTCGGTGTCCACGCCGCCCTCGCCCGTGGCGGCCAGCGCCTTCTCCAGCTCGGTGCCGATCTCCCGTGCCAGGTTGACCTCGCTGCGCGCGGTGCCCAGTGCCTGCCCGGGGAGCGGCTCGCCCGCACTGTCCTCGATCACGTAGACCAGGAAGGCCGGATGCGGGGCACCGTAGATGTCCCGCAGGGTACGCGACAGCAGCGCGGCCAACCGGGTGGTCTCGTCCACCGCGCAGTCCAGCCCGAACTGGTCTCCCGAGCCCTCCACCACACCCGGCGGCGACCAGCCCAGCGCGACCATGTCGGCGACCGCCGCGCGGTCCAGCCGGTAACCCTGCGGCAGGGTCGCGTTGCCCACCGCCCGGGCGGCGAACCGGCCCTCCGTCCCGACCTCGACATAGACGGAGTAGATGGCGTCGTCGGTGCCGGAGGCGGTCGGATCGAGGGTCAGCCCCACGCGCGCTCCCGGCGGTAGCGCGGACAACCGGTCGGCCAGCGCCCGGGCAAACTCCCGCCATGCCTGAGTCACCTTCGCCCGCAGATCGGTCGTGCTCGGCTCGTCGAGCAGGATCGACTCATGGTGCGCCGGCGTGCCGGGCGGCGCCGAGGGGTGGTCTGCCGTCATGATCGCCTCCGTCCGTTCCGGTCACCCTACCCAGCCGCCCGAGGGGACGGACCGGCGCGGACCGTGATCGGACAACGCCGGTCAGTCGGTACGGGTGATCCGGCCCCGCCGGGTCGGCACGAGGCTGCCAATCGGTCATTCGGTGCGGTGGTCCGGTCCCGCCGGGTCGGCACGGGGTTGCCGGTCGCCGCCCAGCTCGATCGGCCAGATGCCGGCCAGCGCGGCGAGACGGGCCGCCGTCACGGCCGGATCCGCGCCCTGTCCGACGGCCAGGCCGAGCAGGTACGCGGTGACCGGGGCACCCGGCCGCAGCACCTGGTGGGCCACGTCCCGGGCGAGGTCGAGCACGGTGGGCACCGGCA
This is a stretch of genomic DNA from Micromonospora sp. WMMD1082. It encodes these proteins:
- a CDS encoding DUF6457 domain-containing protein; the protein is MTVMDDWVTAACAELGLDPAQVPVPTVLDLARDVAHQVLRPGAPVTAYLLGLAVGQGADPAVTAARLAALAGIWPIELGGDRQPRADPAGPDHRTE
- a CDS encoding zinc-binding dehydrogenase encodes the protein MRAVWLSEFGGPEVLVPGTAADPVPGTGQVLIDVVHANITFVETQFRATGFGPSAAPLPVIPGNGVGGLIGAVGADVDPGLVGRRVVSGTGGSGAYAERVVVDAATPVAVPDGLPLDQAVALLADGRTALMLADAAGLRPGDRVLVEAAAGGVGSLLVQLAARADTRVVGLAGGTRKTALLPELGARLAVDYREPDWARRVRSALGAVDVVFDGVGGAIGRTAFELLDPGGRMLSFGLASGEWADIGAEAAAERGVTLIRPAPTPAQLRAYTERALAEAAAGRLRAVIGQRFPLDRAADAHAAIGARATVGKTLLDVR